AAACGTGTCCAAGGTCTGTAAATTGTCGAATCTACGGTAAGCCAGACGAGCGGATTAACTCCTTAGACACGGGTAGGATGAGGCGTAATTGCCTCAAGGTATTCAGATTACACAAACTCAAGCAGCTTATGGTTAGCCACGATAGGAATGTCAGTGAACTTTGGAAAGAATTGCCTTGGAAGAAATTCCGAGTCAACCTTTTTAGACTACAAAAGCGAGTGTATAAAGCAGTTCAAGTTCAAGATATGCGGAAAGCAAGGTCTTTACAAAAACTAATTCTCAAATCTAAAGCAGCTAGGCTACTAGCAATTCGACAAGTAACTCAGCTAAACGCTGGTAAAAAAACGGCTGGTATAGATGGCAAAAAGTCACTCACATTTGAAGAACGCTTCACTTTAGAGAAGATTTTAGCAAAACACTACATCAACTGGAAACATTCAGGCTTACGAGAAATCCCTATCCCTAAAAAAGACGGGACAATGCGTAAGCTAAAAGTGCCTACAATCGCAGATAGAGCTTGGCAATGTCTAGCAAAATACGCACTCGAACCAGCACACGAAGCAACTTTCCACGCTCGAAGCTATGGGTTCCGAACAGGACGTTCAGCACATGATGCTCAGAAAATCATGTTTATTAACCTCAACAGTAAAGCCAACGGAATAGATAAACGAGTTATCGAACTCGATATTGAAAAATGCTTCGACAGGATTAACCACTCTGCAATCATGGATAACCTAATTGCCCCTTTTGGACTAAAGCTTGGCATCTTTAGATGTCTCAAAGCTGGAGTTAATGTAGGTTTTCCAGACCAAGGAACGCCACAAGGCGGAGTAGTAAGTCCATTACTAGCAAACATCGCCCTAAACGGTATCGAAGACCTCCATAGGTACAAAGACACCCAAGGAAGAATACGCACCCCATCTGTAAGATATGCAGATGACATGGTGATAATTCTACGCCCTGAAGATGACGATGTTAAAATACTTGCCAAAATTAGCGAATTTCT
This window of the Pseudanabaena sp. BC1403 genome carries:
- a CDS encoding reverse transcriptase domain-containing protein, with the protein product MVSHDRNVSELWKELPWKKFRVNLFRLQKRVYKAVQVQDMRKARSLQKLILKSKAARLLAIRQVTQLNAGKKTAGIDGKKSLTFEERFTLEKILAKHYINWKHSGLREIPIPKKDGTMRKLKVPTIADRAWQCLAKYALEPAHEATFHARSYGFRTGRSAHDAQKIMFINLNSKANGIDKRVIELDIEKCFDRINHSAIMDNLIAPFGLKLGIFRCLKAGVNVGFPDQGTPQGGVVSPLLANIALNGIEDLHRYKDTQGRIRTPSVRYADDMVIILRPEDDDVKILAKISEFLATRGMKVSERKTKTTATKDGFDFLGWHFKCQKNGKFRSTPSEENFKIFRKKVKAIINNSNYGANVKAEKLAPIVRGWRNYHRYCKMDGARNSLFPIQYRAFKVFKKETKQNCYSCKKLLDKAFPNVSYSENNHINVKGEKSPYDGDIAYWSERKSKLYDGETSKALKKQNHSCDTCGLKFADDEKVHLHHVDGNHQNWKPKNLVAIHESCHDFYHMSKSAS